The following are encoded together in the Deinococcus soli (ex Cha et al. 2016) genome:
- a CDS encoding U32 family peptidase, with amino-acid sequence MAAVRKPEVMSPVGGEAQLRAAVEAGADAVFFGVNPARGEGRADGAGFHARAKVGFDLEALPDIMGGLHARGVLGFVTFNVLVFDRELRQAERQLMALAEAGVDALIVQDHGVARLAHEICPDLPIHGSTQMSITSAEGAELARRFGASRVVLGRELSLRDIERIKNATDIELETFVHGALCVSYSGQCFSSEAWGGRSANRGQCAQACRLPYELFVDGLPRDLGDARYLLSPGDLYALHQVPDLVRIGVDCLKIEGRYKDAEFVALTTAAYRRAVDEAWAGLPLSVTAQEERDLEQVYSRGLGPHFMAGTNHQTVVRGRAPRHRGVRVGTVRGVTERGVLVELSEVVKPGDGLVFDPANWRTPEGREEGGFLYGLWQDGRQLEGAALDDVRAGGLYELRFGRGAVDGRRVREGDPVWRTQDPTLAARVKPLVEAADPLHTRPVDAHFVGHVGQPPALTLTDGQGRSVTVTLPEPLSEARNRALDEAGLREQLGKLGGTPYHLGTLSTDLQGAGFLPVSALNALRREAAAALTDARAAAPERTVTPRLDDALAALTRPQAPAPAQVRLHALVRTPEQLDAALAARPDSVTLDYLELYGLKPSVERVRAAGIPVRVASPRILKPTEQNLQKFLESLDAGILVRSGGLLEGLHEAGTTAELTGDFSLNAANVLTTRALLDLGLTRLTPTFDLNAQQITELAGLVGGAALEPVAYGHLPVFHTEHCVFCRFLSSGTDYTNCGHPCESHRVALRDERGRAHPVMADVGCRNTVFEGRPQVAAAHLRDWQAAGIRDLRVEFVHETPEQVREVIAAHRAYLQGDLTTAQLQAALDDQVDQGTTEGSLFVPNDFGLLDALPILS; translated from the coding sequence ATGGCGGCGGTCAGGAAACCAGAAGTGATGAGCCCGGTGGGCGGTGAGGCGCAGCTGCGCGCCGCAGTGGAGGCCGGCGCGGACGCCGTGTTCTTCGGCGTGAATCCCGCGCGTGGCGAGGGCCGTGCGGACGGGGCGGGCTTCCACGCCCGCGCCAAGGTGGGCTTCGATCTGGAGGCCCTGCCGGACATCATGGGGGGCCTGCATGCGCGCGGCGTGCTGGGCTTCGTCACGTTCAACGTGCTCGTGTTCGACCGGGAGCTGCGGCAGGCCGAGCGGCAGTTGATGGCCCTGGCGGAGGCCGGGGTGGACGCGCTGATCGTGCAGGATCACGGCGTGGCGCGACTGGCGCACGAGATCTGCCCGGACCTGCCCATTCACGGCAGCACGCAGATGAGCATCACGTCCGCCGAGGGCGCCGAACTCGCGCGGCGCTTCGGGGCGAGCCGCGTGGTGCTGGGCCGCGAGCTGAGCCTGCGCGACATCGAGCGCATCAAGAACGCGACCGACATCGAACTGGAGACGTTCGTGCACGGCGCGCTGTGCGTCAGCTACTCCGGGCAGTGCTTTTCCAGTGAGGCGTGGGGTGGGCGCAGCGCGAACCGCGGGCAGTGCGCGCAGGCCTGCCGCCTCCCGTACGAGCTGTTCGTGGACGGCCTTCCCCGCGACCTGGGCGACGCCCGCTACCTGCTCTCGCCGGGCGACCTGTACGCGCTGCATCAGGTGCCGGATCTCGTGCGGATCGGCGTGGACTGCCTGAAGATCGAGGGCCGCTACAAGGACGCCGAGTTCGTCGCCCTGACCACCGCCGCGTACCGCCGGGCCGTGGACGAGGCCTGGGCGGGCCTCCCGCTGAGCGTCACCGCGCAGGAGGAACGCGACCTGGAGCAGGTGTACTCGCGCGGGCTGGGGCCGCACTTCATGGCGGGCACCAACCACCAGACCGTCGTGCGCGGCCGCGCGCCCCGGCACCGCGGCGTGCGCGTGGGCACCGTGCGCGGCGTGACCGAACGCGGCGTGCTCGTCGAACTGAGCGAGGTCGTGAAACCCGGCGACGGGCTGGTGTTCGACCCCGCGAACTGGCGCACTCCTGAGGGGCGCGAGGAGGGGGGCTTCCTGTACGGCCTGTGGCAGGACGGCCGCCAGCTGGAGGGCGCGGCGCTGGACGACGTGCGCGCGGGCGGCCTGTACGAGCTGCGCTTCGGGCGCGGCGCGGTGGACGGCCGCCGCGTGCGCGAGGGTGACCCGGTGTGGCGCACCCAGGACCCCACCCTGGCCGCCCGCGTGAAACCGCTGGTGGAGGCCGCCGACCCGCTGCACACCCGCCCGGTGGACGCGCACTTCGTCGGGCACGTGGGCCAGCCGCCCGCGCTGACCCTGACCGACGGGCAGGGCCGCAGCGTGACCGTCACGCTGCCCGAACCGCTCTCCGAGGCCCGCAACCGCGCGCTGGACGAGGCGGGCCTGCGCGAGCAGCTGGGGAAACTGGGCGGCACCCCATACCACCTCGGGACCCTCAGCACCGACCTTCAGGGGGCGGGCTTCCTGCCGGTCAGTGCCCTGAACGCCCTGCGCCGCGAGGCCGCCGCCGCCCTGACCGACGCCCGCGCCGCCGCGCCCGAGCGCACGGTCACCCCGCGCCTGGACGACGCGCTGGCCGCCCTGACCCGCCCGCAGGCCCCCGCGCCCGCCCAGGTGCGTCTGCACGCGCTGGTCCGCACGCCCGAACAGCTGGACGCCGCGCTTGCTGCCCGGCCCGACTCGGTCACGCTGGACTACCTGGAACTGTACGGCCTGAAACCCAGCGTGGAACGCGTCCGGGCCGCCGGGATCCCCGTGCGGGTCGCCAGCCCCCGCATCCTGAAACCCACCGAGCAGAACCTCCAGAAGTTCCTCGAATCCCTGGACGCGGGCATCCTGGTCCGCAGCGGCGGCCTGCTGGAAGGCCTGCACGAGGCCGGGACGACCGCAGAACTGACGGGGGATTTCAGCCTGAACGCCGCGAACGTCCTGACCACCCGCGCGCTGCTGGACCTGGGCCTGACCCGCCTGACGCCCACGTTCGACCTGAACGCGCAGCAGATCACCGAACTGGCCGGGCTGGTGGGCGGCGCGGCGCTGGAACCCGTCGCGTACGGGCACCTGCCGGTCTTCCACACCGAGCACTGCGTGTTCTGCCGCTTCCTGAGCAGCGGCACGGACTACACGAACTGCGGGCACCCCTGCGAGTCGCACCGCGTGGCCCTGCGGGATGAACGGGGCCGCGCGCACCCGGTCATGGCGGACGTCGGCTGCCGCAACACCGTGTTCGAGGGCCGCCCCCAGGTGGCCGCTGCGCACCTGCGGGACTGGCAGGCGGCGGGCATCCGCGACCTCCGGGTGGAATTCGTGCACGAGACGCCCGAGCAGGTCCGCGAGGTCATCGCCGCGCACCGCGCGTACCTGCAGGGGGACCTGACCACCGCGCAGCTCCAGGCGGCGCTGGACGATCAGGTGGACCAGGGCACCACCGAGGGCAGCCTGTTCGTCCCGAACGACTTCGGGCTGCTGGACGCCCTGCCCATTCTCAGCTGA
- a CDS encoding glucose-1-phosphate adenylyltransferase family protein — translation MARFSTRSLSSGPAGRGTRVAGKKVLVLILAGGKGERLGVLTQERAKPALTFGGTYRLIDFALSNCMHSGLPDVWVLEEYQLHTLNDHLTNGRPWDLDRTYGGLEVLPPSPDTLTGALEDAGNADALHANRHLIRSYAPDVVVVLSADHVYTLDYAEVIRHHLKVGAAVTMVTTDLPSGEDASRFGNVQVTKDGRVKRFAYKPDGPLGGPITTEVFVYDAPALLRTLDDLRATTPAGQGLGDFGHALIPSFVKAKSAHAYALDGYWLDVGLPGAYFRAHQDLLAGRSVRLDTPEWPVLSSSIPRMPARVAQGARVEDSLVSYGCHVQGRVIRSVLSPGVTVEAGAVVEDAVILRDATIRAGAHVRRAIVDEEAVIAARVDGGPDGVAVIGARAHIAAPVKGDTQVEPGRRWRKGSRDRTDNE, via the coding sequence ATGGCACGATTCTCGACCCGCAGTCTCAGCAGTGGCCCCGCCGGGCGCGGCACCCGCGTCGCTGGCAAGAAAGTTCTCGTCCTGATCCTCGCCGGGGGGAAAGGCGAGCGGCTGGGCGTCCTGACGCAGGAGCGCGCCAAGCCCGCCCTGACCTTCGGCGGCACGTACCGCCTGATCGACTTCGCGCTGAGCAACTGCATGCACAGCGGCCTGCCGGACGTGTGGGTGCTGGAGGAATACCAGCTGCACACCCTGAACGACCACCTGACGAACGGCCGCCCCTGGGACCTGGACCGCACGTACGGCGGGCTGGAGGTGCTGCCCCCCAGCCCCGATACCCTGACCGGCGCGCTGGAGGACGCCGGGAATGCGGACGCCCTGCACGCCAACCGGCACCTGATCCGGTCGTACGCGCCGGACGTGGTGGTGGTGCTGTCCGCCGATCACGTGTACACCCTGGATTACGCCGAGGTGATCCGCCACCACCTGAAGGTCGGCGCGGCCGTCACGATGGTCACCACCGACCTGCCCAGCGGGGAGGACGCCAGCCGTTTCGGGAACGTGCAGGTCACGAAGGATGGCCGCGTGAAACGCTTCGCGTACAAACCCGACGGGCCGCTGGGGGGACCCATCACCACCGAGGTCTTCGTGTACGACGCCCCCGCGCTGCTGCGCACCCTGGACGACCTGCGCGCCACCACGCCGGCCGGGCAGGGCCTGGGGGACTTCGGGCACGCACTGATCCCCTCGTTCGTGAAGGCGAAGTCGGCGCACGCCTACGCCCTGGACGGCTACTGGCTGGACGTGGGCCTGCCCGGCGCGTACTTCCGCGCGCACCAGGACCTGCTCGCGGGCCGCTCGGTGCGCCTGGACACCCCCGAGTGGCCGGTGCTGAGCAGCAGCATCCCGCGCATGCCTGCCCGCGTCGCGCAGGGCGCGCGGGTGGAAGACAGCCTCGTGTCGTACGGCTGTCACGTGCAGGGCCGCGTGATCCGTTCGGTGCTGTCCCCCGGCGTGACCGTGGAGGCCGGGGCGGTCGTCGAGGACGCCGTGATCCTGCGCGACGCGACCATCCGCGCCGGAGCGCACGTGCGCCGCGCCATCGTGGACGAGGAGGCCGTCATCGCCGCCCGCGTGGACGGCGGCCCGGACGGCGTGGCCGTGATCGGTGCGCGCGCCCACATCGCCGCGCCCGTGAAGGGGGACACGCAGGTCGAACCGGGCCGCCGCTGGCGCAAGGGCTCCCGCGACCGCACCGACAACGAGTAA
- a CDS encoding MFS transporter, translating into MTSPASPESLSPPDGWRTFLWLWGSQALSVIGSAIAGFAFNIYLTQTRFPLAEQKPQLAAALSLTALAWALTATLLAPLAGVWTDRHDRRRIMLACDVAGVALTLGTLLLVGSAATPLWALVTLTALMGAVSTFHGSAFDASYTSLVPRDRLPRANGMMQTVWSLAGLVGPAAAALLIGVPALLRESGSGPAWLSGLRDGVAFAYAVDAVTFLVAVLILSRLRVPSPVRREGAARGSLLADMRFGWVFIGQRRPLLALLLTFAAANLCTSNLGVLEPLIAKFGLNGDWEARGGTLQGTLATLAVVQSVGGVLGGVLISTWGGLKRQRVLGVLVPMIVSGLAFAAFGAAGSVLGAAAALLVLGLTFPAMNAHSQSIWQSQVPPELQGRVFSVRRLIAQFTSPASSALAGLLAARYAPGAVAVAAGLTLAVVAALQLLNPALRRVEDPALSAHAPTGAD; encoded by the coding sequence ATGACGTCCCCTGCTTCCCCCGAGTCTCTGTCGCCGCCGGATGGGTGGCGGACGTTCCTGTGGCTGTGGGGCTCGCAGGCGCTGAGCGTGATCGGGTCGGCCATTGCGGGCTTCGCGTTCAACATCTACCTGACGCAGACGCGCTTTCCGCTGGCGGAGCAGAAACCGCAGCTGGCGGCGGCGCTGTCGCTCACGGCGCTGGCATGGGCGCTCACGGCGACGCTGCTGGCGCCGCTGGCGGGCGTGTGGACCGACCGGCACGACCGGCGGCGGATCATGCTGGCGTGCGACGTGGCGGGGGTCGCGCTGACGCTGGGGACGCTGCTGCTGGTGGGTTCGGCGGCGACGCCGCTGTGGGCGCTGGTGACCCTGACGGCGCTGATGGGCGCGGTGTCCACCTTCCACGGGTCGGCGTTCGACGCGAGTTACACGAGTCTGGTGCCGCGCGATCGGCTGCCGCGCGCGAACGGGATGATGCAGACGGTCTGGAGTCTGGCGGGGCTGGTGGGTCCGGCGGCGGCAGCGCTGCTGATCGGCGTGCCCGCCCTGCTGCGCGAGAGTGGGAGCGGCCCGGCATGGCTCTCGGGCCTACGGGACGGCGTGGCGTTCGCTTACGCGGTGGACGCGGTGACGTTCCTGGTGGCGGTGCTGATCCTGTCGCGGCTGCGCGTGCCGTCCCCGGTGCGGCGGGAGGGAGCGGCGCGGGGCAGCCTGCTGGCGGATATGCGCTTCGGGTGGGTGTTCATCGGGCAGCGGCGGCCCCTGCTGGCGCTGCTGCTGACCTTCGCCGCAGCGAACCTGTGCACGAGCAACCTGGGCGTGCTGGAGCCCCTGATCGCGAAGTTCGGTCTGAACGGCGACTGGGAGGCGCGCGGCGGGACCCTTCAGGGGACGCTGGCGACCCTGGCAGTTGTGCAGAGCGTGGGTGGCGTGCTGGGCGGCGTGCTGATCAGCACCTGGGGCGGATTGAAGCGGCAGCGGGTGCTGGGCGTGCTGGTGCCCATGATCGTGTCGGGGCTGGCGTTCGCGGCGTTCGGCGCGGCGGGCAGCGTGCTGGGTGCGGCAGCGGCGCTGCTGGTGCTGGGGCTGACCTTCCCGGCCATGAACGCGCACTCGCAGAGCATCTGGCAGTCGCAGGTGCCGCCCGAGTTGCAGGGGCGGGTGTTCAGCGTGCGCCGCCTGATCGCGCAGTTCACGTCCCCGGCGAGCAGCGCCCTGGCGGGCCTCCTGGCCGCGCGGTACGCGCCGGGCGCAGTGGCGGTCGCGGCGGGCCTGACGCTGGCGGTCGTGGCGGCCCTGCAACTCCTGAACCCGGCCCTGCGGCGCGTGGAGGACCCGGCGCTGTCCGCGCACGCGCCCACCGGGGCGGACTGA
- a CDS encoding DUF402 domain-containing protein has translation MATLAHPVKVERHDVPGRQHHTNTGVRPVHTYHRTPHGLYVARTFAGHPRIRHWQAHLLPELNLVACRYDFHGRREHDYYLDVATITDAGDVWEVRDLYLDLIVHDGLMAEIVDTDELVASRAEGLIGEGEALRAVQVAHDTLSGLARARYSLNDWLATRGVRLHWHEWSLLSR, from the coding sequence ATGGCGACCCTGGCGCACCCGGTGAAGGTGGAACGGCACGATGTGCCGGGTCGGCAGCATCACACGAACACCGGGGTGCGACCGGTGCACACGTACCACCGCACGCCGCACGGCCTGTACGTCGCGCGGACCTTCGCGGGCCACCCGCGCATCCGGCACTGGCAGGCGCACCTGCTGCCCGAACTGAACCTCGTGGCGTGCCGGTATGACTTCCACGGGCGGCGCGAGCACGACTACTACCTGGACGTGGCGACCATCACCGACGCGGGGGACGTGTGGGAGGTGCGGGACCTGTACCTGGACCTGATCGTGCATGACGGCCTGATGGCCGAGATCGTGGATACGGACGAACTCGTGGCGTCGCGTGCCGAGGGGCTGATCGGGGAGGGCGAGGCGCTGCGGGCCGTGCAGGTCGCGCACGACACGCTGTCCGGGCTGGCCCGCGCCCGCTACAGCCTGAACGACTGGCTGGCGACGCGCGGCGTGCGGCTGCACTGGCACGAGTGGAGTCTGCTCAGCCGCTGA
- a CDS encoding GNAT family N-acetyltransferase, which translates to MLRLHATTTPDTDALLTRAMSPDPARIQAALHRYRTDPDWQIHTWEVAGQAVCAAGFTVQGSHGAVRHIGTHPDHTGQGHARALLHALMDTLDLHTLTADTDEDAADFYCRSGFSVHEIPSPWDRRGYRCTLTRER; encoded by the coding sequence ATGCTGCGCCTGCACGCCACCACCACCCCGGACACGGACGCCCTCCTGACCCGTGCCATGTCCCCCGACCCGGCCCGCATCCAGGCCGCCCTGCACCGCTACCGCACCGACCCCGACTGGCAGATCCACACCTGGGAGGTCGCCGGGCAGGCCGTCTGCGCCGCCGGATTCACCGTCCAGGGATCACACGGCGCCGTCCGGCACATCGGCACGCACCCCGACCACACCGGGCAGGGTCACGCCCGCGCCCTCCTGCACGCGCTGATGGACACCCTGGACCTGCACACCCTGACCGCCGACACCGACGAGGACGCCGCCGACTTCTACTGCCGCAGCGGCTTTAGCGTCCACGAAATCCCCAGCCCCTGGGACCGCCGCGGCTACCGCTGCACCCTCACGCGGGAGAGGTGA
- a CDS encoding SRPBCC family protein, translating to MSESIHIKQTIVVRARPDVLYRLALEPKRRAKWDPNLAKAEYEGEGGRLANNSLVRFKFTRRLLGLAFTAKYGQLQAPQRGGWESVRHVGPLEKLTQGWVFKPMPGGTEVTLTVHGKVRFKWVRVPVERVLHNMVATTLLELQRTVDAQGAQLMEDMGRELAEKQKADQKAAKEAAKAAKRKK from the coding sequence ATGTCGGAGTCCATTCACATCAAGCAGACGATCGTGGTCCGTGCCCGCCCGGACGTCCTGTACCGCCTCGCGCTGGAGCCGAAACGCCGCGCGAAATGGGACCCGAACCTCGCCAAGGCCGAGTACGAGGGCGAGGGTGGCCGCCTCGCGAACAACTCGCTCGTGCGCTTCAAGTTCACGCGCCGCCTGCTGGGCCTGGCCTTCACCGCGAAGTACGGGCAGTTGCAGGCCCCGCAGCGCGGCGGCTGGGAGAGTGTGCGCCACGTCGGCCCGCTGGAGAAGCTCACGCAGGGCTGGGTGTTCAAGCCCATGCCCGGCGGGACCGAGGTGACCCTGACCGTGCACGGCAAGGTCCGCTTCAAGTGGGTGCGGGTGCCCGTGGAGCGCGTCCTGCACAACATGGTCGCCACGACCCTGCTGGAACTCCAGCGCACGGTGGACGCCCAGGGCGCGCAGCTCATGGAGGACATGGGCCGCGAACTGGCCGAGAAGCAGAAAGCCGACCAGAAGGCCGCGAAGGAAGCCGCGAAGGCCGCCAAGCGCAAGAAGTAA
- the rnhA gene encoding ribonuclease HI — MSRPHRPQSAAQKAQAAARDRLPIKAGIQPEAPITGENVELYSDGACDTQAGHGGWATILNYKGKELVLSGNEEGTTNNRMELRGLLEGLKVLKRPCQVRVVTDSQYLRKAFTDGWILKWQRNGWKTAGGDPVKNQDLWEELIAQARTHALTFVWVKGHAGHGENERVDELAVQERKKLRR, encoded by the coding sequence ATGTCGCGCCCGCACCGCCCCCAATCCGCCGCGCAGAAAGCGCAGGCCGCCGCGCGCGACCGCCTGCCCATCAAGGCCGGCATCCAGCCCGAAGCGCCCATCACCGGGGAGAACGTCGAACTGTACAGCGACGGCGCGTGCGACACCCAGGCCGGACACGGCGGCTGGGCCACCATCCTCAATTACAAGGGCAAGGAACTCGTCCTGAGCGGCAACGAGGAAGGCACCACCAACAACCGCATGGAACTGCGCGGCCTCCTCGAGGGCCTGAAGGTCCTCAAACGGCCCTGTCAGGTGCGGGTCGTCACGGACAGCCAGTACCTGCGCAAGGCGTTCACGGACGGCTGGATCCTGAAGTGGCAGCGCAACGGCTGGAAGACCGCCGGGGGCGACCCCGTGAAGAACCAGGACCTGTGGGAGGAACTCATCGCGCAGGCCCGCACGCACGCCCTGACGTTCGTGTGGGTCAAGGGGCACGCCGGGCACGGCGAGAACGAACGTGTGGACGAACTCGCCGTGCAGGAACGCAAGAAACTGCGGAGGTAA
- a CDS encoding universal stress protein — translation MTHILVTTDGSELGHLALPHARALADALHAGLTVLSVVLDDTMLVGEFAYIPPVSGPDERARVQATEADLAERLPGAAVRAELARGRHTTRAILDVAAELKPDLIVMGTHGRSGVVRALLGSVAEGVAHHAPAPVLLVRAGQPVTAWAVPGALDVPAGLPSGPVA, via the coding sequence ATGACACACATTCTGGTCACGACGGACGGCAGTGAACTCGGTCACCTCGCCCTGCCCCACGCGCGGGCGCTGGCGGACGCGCTGCACGCAGGGCTGACGGTGCTGAGCGTCGTGCTGGACGACACGATGCTGGTGGGGGAGTTCGCGTACATCCCGCCCGTGAGCGGGCCGGACGAGCGGGCGCGCGTGCAGGCGACCGAGGCGGATCTCGCCGAGCGGCTCCCGGGCGCGGCGGTGCGGGCCGAACTGGCACGCGGGCGGCACACCACGCGGGCTATCCTGGACGTCGCTGCGGAACTGAAACCGGACCTGATCGTCATGGGCACGCACGGGCGCAGCGGAGTGGTGCGTGCGCTGCTGGGCAGCGTGGCGGAGGGGGTGGCGCATCACGCGCCCGCGCCGGTGCTGCTGGTGCGCGCCGGGCAGCCCGTGACCGCCTGGGCGGTGCCGGGGGCGCTGGACGTCCCGGCGGGCCTGCCGAGCGGCCCGGTCGCCTGA
- a CDS encoding PIG-L deacetylase family protein, giving the protein MRIMAVFAHPDDEIGCIGTLAKHAARGDEVLLVWTTLGELASQFGDTSHEEVTRVRREHGAWVAERIGARYHFFDMGDSRMTGGRAEALQLARLYAQFRPNAVITWSDDHPHPDHRMTAKIAFDAITLARIPKIINEAGGVAMPPAPDLSGDAAPESGEDVRRLDAWREPVRFYQYFAPASPYPEVFVNTADTLDVGAEVMGFYQAFYRWQWTAEQYRAARVDLGRLAGVGAAERFNLRVTHLPARDYLH; this is encoded by the coding sequence ATGCGGATCATGGCTGTGTTTGCGCACCCGGACGACGAGATCGGGTGCATCGGGACGCTGGCGAAGCACGCGGCGCGCGGGGACGAGGTGCTGCTGGTCTGGACGACGCTGGGGGAACTCGCTAGTCAGTTCGGGGATACCTCGCACGAGGAGGTGACCCGCGTGCGGCGCGAGCATGGCGCGTGGGTCGCCGAGCGGATCGGGGCGCGCTACCACTTTTTCGACATGGGGGACAGCCGCATGACGGGCGGCCGCGCCGAGGCGCTGCAACTGGCGCGGCTGTACGCGCAGTTCCGGCCGAACGCGGTGATCACCTGGAGTGATGATCACCCGCACCCGGATCACCGGATGACCGCGAAGATCGCGTTCGATGCGATCACGCTGGCGCGCATCCCGAAGATCATCAACGAGGCGGGGGGCGTGGCGATGCCGCCCGCGCCGGACCTGAGCGGGGACGCCGCGCCCGAGAGTGGCGAGGACGTGCGCCGACTGGACGCGTGGCGGGAGCCGGTGCGCTTCTACCAGTACTTCGCGCCCGCCAGTCCGTACCCGGAGGTGTTCGTGAACACGGCGGACACCCTGGACGTGGGGGCCGAGGTGATGGGCTTCTATCAGGCGTTCTACCGGTGGCAGTGGACGGCGGAGCAGTACCGGGCGGCGCGGGTGGATCTGGGTCGTCTGGCGGGCGTGGGGGCGGCCGAGCGGTTCAACCTGCGGGTCACGCATCTGCCCGCGCGGGACTACCTGCACTGA
- a CDS encoding DUF4870 domain-containing protein, whose amino-acid sequence MIRSPLTIPEPDRTPAIITHLSPLAGFLIPTLGNLLGPLVAWLAFRDRSRALDEQGKEALNFQLSWWLYSLVLGVLAFVLFSLGLLGGAVGAAAGAPDLGAFAFLGSFGAFFLFFLPVLLIVSVVPFVFMILAVVRVSAGQAYHYPLSIRFLK is encoded by the coding sequence ATGATCCGCTCGCCCCTGACCATTCCCGAACCGGACCGCACGCCTGCGATCATCACGCACCTGTCGCCGCTGGCGGGGTTCCTGATTCCCACGCTGGGGAACCTGCTGGGGCCGCTCGTGGCGTGGCTGGCGTTCCGGGACCGCAGCCGCGCGCTGGACGAGCAGGGCAAGGAGGCGCTGAACTTCCAGCTCAGCTGGTGGCTGTACTCATTGGTGCTGGGGGTGCTGGCGTTCGTGCTGTTCAGCCTGGGTCTGCTGGGCGGCGCGGTGGGGGCGGCGGCGGGCGCGCCGGACCTGGGGGCGTTCGCGTTCCTGGGGTCGTTCGGGGCGTTCTTCCTGTTCTTCCTGCCGGTGCTGCTGATCGTCAGCGTGGTGCCGTTCGTGTTCATGATCCTGGCGGTGGTGCGGGTCAGCGCGGGGCAGGCGTACCACTATCCCCTCAGCATCCGCTTTCTGAAGTAA